A single region of the Methylocystis echinoides genome encodes:
- the tolQ gene encoding protein TolQ translates to MNPAEIAATAANAAPAADITIWSMFWGAHIVVKFVMVGLLLASVWCWAIIIDKTLLFRRTRLAMDRFEESFWSGNSLEDLYGKLSERPTTGMATLFVAAMKEWKRSFQAGASASFMGLQARIEKVLDVSIAREVEKLESNLLVLATVASAGPFVGLFGTVWGIMTSFRSIAASKNTSLAVVAPGIAEALLATAIGLFAAIPALIAYNKMQGDVAKAQARMESFADEFSAILSRQIDQHAASNRDRAA, encoded by the coding sequence ATGAATCCAGCCGAGATCGCCGCGACTGCCGCCAACGCCGCTCCCGCCGCCGACATCACCATCTGGAGCATGTTCTGGGGCGCCCATATCGTCGTGAAATTCGTCATGGTCGGCCTGCTGCTGGCCTCGGTCTGGTGCTGGGCCATCATCATCGACAAGACCCTGCTGTTCCGGCGCACCCGGCTCGCCATGGACCGATTCGAGGAAAGCTTCTGGTCCGGCAATTCGCTCGAGGACCTTTACGGCAAGCTCTCCGAGCGGCCGACCACCGGCATGGCCACGCTGTTCGTCGCCGCCATGAAGGAGTGGAAGCGCTCCTTCCAGGCGGGCGCCAGCGCCAGTTTCATGGGCCTTCAGGCGCGCATCGAGAAAGTGCTCGACGTCTCCATCGCCCGTGAGGTCGAGAAGCTCGAATCCAATCTTCTGGTGCTCGCCACCGTCGCCTCGGCCGGCCCCTTCGTCGGCCTGTTCGGCACGGTCTGGGGCATCATGACCTCCTTCCGCTCCATCGCCGCCTCCAAGAACACGTCGCTCGCGGTCGTGGCGCCCGGCATCGCGGAGGCGCTTCTCGCCACCGCCATCGGCCTCTTCGCGGCCATTCCGGCGCTGATCGCCTATAACAAGATGCAGGGCGACGTCGCCAAGGCGCAGGCGCGCATGGAGAGCTTCGCCGACGAATTCTCGGCCATTCTCTCGCGCCAGATCGACCAGCACGCGGCCTCGAACCGCGACCGGGCGGCGTAA
- the ybgC gene encoding tol-pal system-associated acyl-CoA thioesterase — MTTHVISARVYWEDTDASGLVYHTSYVRFMERGRTEMLRGLGLQQSQLLEGAAGAPIYFVVRAMELDFRKPAVLDDLLSVETRPLELGGASLTLDQRVTRGGETLVSAIVKVVCVEAGRARRMPPDVREKFERLMRGSAAGPPKPEAG; from the coding sequence ATGACCACACATGTGATCTCCGCCCGCGTCTATTGGGAGGACACCGACGCCTCCGGCCTCGTCTATCACACCTCCTACGTCCGCTTCATGGAGCGCGGCCGCACGGAAATGCTGCGCGGGCTCGGTCTCCAGCAGAGCCAGCTCCTCGAGGGCGCCGCAGGGGCGCCGATCTATTTCGTGGTGCGCGCCATGGAGCTCGATTTCCGCAAGCCGGCCGTGCTGGACGATCTCCTGTCGGTGGAGACCCGCCCGCTCGAACTCGGCGGCGCCTCGCTGACGCTGGATCAGCGCGTGACGCGCGGGGGCGAGACGCTGGTGTCGGCGATTGTCAAGGTGGTCTGCGTCGAAGCCGGCCGCGCAAGGCGGATGCCGCCGGATGTGCGGGAGAAATTCGAACGGCTGATGCGGGGCTCGGCCGCAGGCCCCCCGAAGCCGGAAGCCGGTTGA
- a CDS encoding patatin-like phospholipase family protein, with protein sequence MNPTDTNEGGPSPVPTDARKSRQRPGGQPLIGLALGAGAARGWSHIGVLRELAEQGIFPDIIAGTSIGAVVGGCFAAGRLDQIETFARSLTRRRVFTLMDLSFSGASLITGERLKASLEQELEGLNVEDLPIPFAAVATEVGTGHEVWLQRGPLAQAIRASYALPGIFEPVRIGDRWLFDGALVNPVPVTVCRALGAEFVIAVNVTADTMYRAHVIRDDPAAARRAAEAGPFGDKPDISFVDRILPRYFERQVGDAPNVATAMIDAFNIIQDRILRSRLAGDPPDATITARMEDIGMFDFHKADQLINVGRSAAKRALPNIFAHIPIPGATV encoded by the coding sequence ATGAATCCAACGGATACAAATGAGGGCGGGCCGTCGCCCGTCCCGACCGACGCGCGCAAGTCGCGCCAGAGGCCGGGCGGCCAGCCCCTGATCGGGCTCGCGCTGGGCGCGGGTGCGGCGCGCGGCTGGTCCCATATCGGCGTGCTGCGGGAACTGGCCGAGCAGGGCATCTTCCCCGACATCATCGCCGGGACCTCGATCGGCGCGGTCGTCGGCGGCTGCTTCGCGGCCGGCCGGCTCGATCAGATCGAGACCTTCGCGCGCTCGCTCACGCGGCGGCGGGTCTTCACGCTGATGGACCTTTCCTTCTCCGGCGCGAGCCTGATCACCGGCGAAAGGCTGAAGGCGTCGCTGGAACAGGAGCTGGAGGGGCTCAACGTCGAGGACCTCCCCATCCCCTTCGCCGCCGTGGCCACGGAAGTCGGCACGGGACACGAGGTGTGGCTGCAGCGTGGGCCGCTGGCGCAGGCCATCCGCGCCTCCTACGCCTTGCCCGGCATTTTCGAGCCCGTCCGCATCGGCGACCGCTGGCTCTTCGACGGCGCGCTGGTCAATCCGGTGCCAGTGACGGTCTGCCGCGCGCTGGGCGCGGAATTCGTGATCGCGGTCAACGTCACGGCCGACACCATGTATCGCGCCCATGTCATTCGCGACGATCCCGCCGCCGCGCGCCGCGCCGCCGAGGCCGGGCCGTTCGGCGACAAGCCCGACATTTCCTTCGTGGATCGCATCCTGCCGCGCTATTTCGAGCGCCAGGTCGGCGATGCGCCCAATGTCGCGACGGCGATGATCGACGCCTTCAACATCATTCAGGACCGCATCCTGCGGTCGCGGCTGGCGGGCGATCCCCCCGACGCGACGATTACGGCGCGAATGGAGGACATCGGCATGTTCGACTTCCACAAGGCCGACCAGCTCATCAATGTCGGGCGCTCGGCGGCGAAGCGGGCGCTGCCCAATATTTTCGCCCATATTCCGATCCCGGGCGCGACGGTTTGA
- the folE gene encoding GTP cyclohydrolase I FolE — MDDVVKTFPVRPSFEEDPSTAVIDKTPASFIRPVEPAARAPERPSREEAEAAVRTLLRWAGDDPDREGLRETPRRVVKAYEEFFKGYAETPDEVLSRVFEEVEGYDDLVLVRDIPFTSHCEHHVVPFVGKAHIAYYPTGGVVGLSKLARLVDVFARRLQTQEAMTAQIAEAIERQLKPRGVAVLVEAEHMCMSMRGVLKQGSSTVTVQFSGVFRDDPGQQAHFYTLLRGAR, encoded by the coding sequence ATGGATGACGTGGTTAAGACCTTTCCCGTTCGCCCCAGCTTTGAAGAAGACCCTTCCACCGCCGTGATCGACAAAACCCCCGCGTCCTTCATCCGCCCCGTGGAGCCTGCCGCCCGGGCGCCCGAGCGTCCGAGCCGCGAGGAGGCCGAGGCCGCCGTGCGCACCCTGCTGCGCTGGGCGGGCGACGACCCCGACCGCGAGGGCCTGCGCGAAACGCCGCGCCGCGTCGTCAAGGCCTATGAGGAGTTCTTCAAGGGCTATGCGGAGACGCCTGACGAGGTGCTGTCGCGCGTCTTCGAGGAAGTCGAGGGCTACGACGATCTCGTGCTGGTGCGCGACATCCCCTTCACCTCGCATTGCGAGCACCATGTCGTGCCCTTCGTGGGCAAGGCGCATATCGCCTATTACCCGACCGGCGGCGTCGTGGGCCTTTCCAAGCTCGCCCGCCTCGTCGACGTCTTCGCCCGCCGCCTGCAGACGCAGGAGGCCATGACCGCCCAGATCGCCGAGGCGATCGAGCGCCAGCTGAAGCCGCGCGGCGTCGCCGTGCTGGTGGAGGCGGAGCATATGTGCATGTCGATGCGCGGCGTGCTGAAGCAGGGCTCGTCGACGGTCACGGTCCAGTTTTCGGGCGTGTTCCGCGACGATCCGGGCCAGCAGGCGCATTTCTACACGCTGCTGCGCGGCGCAAGGTGA
- the ruvB gene encoding Holliday junction branch migration DNA helicase RuvB produces the protein MLEPFLSTPPRLVSPEPRDDDTDASLRPLTLADFTGQEAARANLKVFIEAAKTRGDALDHVLLVGPPGLGKTTLAQIVARELGVNFRSTSGPVIAKAGDLAAQLTNLEPRDVLFIDEIHRLNPAVEEILYPAMEDFQLDLIIGEGPAARSVKIDLAKFTLVGATTRAGLLTTPLRDRFGIPVRLNFYTPQELELIVKRGARVIGVGMSDAGAKEIARRARGTPRIAGRLLRRVRDFAVVEGIATITRELADHSLTLLDVDSIGLDVMDRRYLDMVALNFGGGPVGIETIAAALSEPRDAIEDIIEPYLLQQGFLQRTPRGRLLTPNAFRHLGLAEPARPAGQFGLFGDEDA, from the coding sequence ATGCTGGAGCCATTCTTGAGCACCCCTCCCCGGCTCGTGAGCCCGGAACCGCGCGACGACGACACGGACGCCAGCCTGCGGCCGCTGACGCTGGCCGACTTCACCGGCCAGGAAGCGGCGCGCGCCAATCTCAAGGTCTTCATCGAGGCGGCGAAGACGCGCGGCGACGCGCTCGATCACGTGCTGCTCGTCGGCCCGCCGGGACTCGGCAAGACGACGCTGGCGCAGATCGTGGCGCGCGAACTCGGGGTCAATTTCCGCTCGACGTCGGGGCCGGTCATCGCCAAGGCCGGCGACCTCGCCGCGCAGCTCACCAATCTCGAACCGCGCGACGTGCTGTTCATCGACGAAATCCACCGCCTCAATCCGGCGGTGGAGGAAATCCTCTATCCGGCGATGGAGGATTTTCAGCTCGATCTCATCATCGGCGAGGGGCCGGCGGCGCGCTCGGTGAAGATCGATCTCGCGAAATTCACGCTTGTTGGCGCGACGACGCGCGCGGGTCTGCTCACCACGCCGCTGCGCGATCGTTTCGGCATTCCGGTGCGGCTGAATTTCTACACGCCGCAGGAGCTGGAGCTCATCGTGAAACGCGGCGCGCGCGTCATCGGCGTCGGCATGAGCGACGCGGGCGCAAAGGAAATCGCGCGGCGCGCGCGCGGCACGCCGCGCATCGCCGGGCGCCTGCTGCGCCGGGTGCGCGACTTCGCGGTGGTGGAGGGGATCGCGACTATCACGCGCGAGCTCGCCGACCACTCGCTGACGCTGCTCGACGTGGACTCCATCGGCCTCGACGTGATGGATCGCCGCTATCTCGACATGGTGGCGCTGAACTTCGGCGGCGGCCCGGTGGGGATCGAGACCATCGCCGCCGCGCTCTCGGAGCCGCGCGACGCCATCGAGGACATCATCGAGCCTTACCTGCTTCAGCAGGGCTTTCTTCAGCGCACGCCGCGCGGTCGGCTGCTGACGCCGAACGCCTTCCGCCACCTCGGCCTCGCCGAGCCGGCGCGGCCGGCCGGGCAGTTCGGCCTGTTCGGAGACGAGGACGCCTGA
- a CDS encoding ExbD/TolR family protein: MGASVSAPGRKGGRRRRGVPRYGAMAEINMTPFIDVMLVLLIIFMVAAPLLATGVAVDLPATKAGQLNIDQKPISIAIDEKGQIFLMDQPVEMEQLLEKLKETTKQGFDERIYVRGSKAVNYGRVAEIMSLVTTAGYKKVALVTEQEKK, translated from the coding sequence ATGGGCGCCTCCGTCTCCGCACCCGGCCGCAAGGGCGGCAGACGCCGTCGCGGCGTGCCGCGCTACGGCGCCATGGCCGAAATCAACATGACGCCGTTCATCGACGTCATGCTGGTGCTGCTCATCATCTTCATGGTGGCCGCGCCCCTGCTCGCCACCGGCGTCGCCGTCGATCTGCCGGCGACCAAGGCCGGCCAGCTCAATATCGATCAGAAGCCCATCTCCATCGCCATCGACGAGAAGGGCCAGATCTTCCTGATGGACCAGCCGGTCGAGATGGAGCAGCTGCTCGAAAAGCTGAAGGAAACGACCAAGCAGGGCTTCGACGAGCGCATTTACGTGCGCGGCTCCAAGGCGGTGAATTACGGCCGCGTGGCCGAGATCATGTCGCTGGTCACGACCGCCGGATACAAGAAGGTCGCTCTGGTGACGGAGCAGGAGAAGAAGTGA
- the ruvC gene encoding crossover junction endodeoxyribonuclease RuvC — protein sequence MSAPPIRILGIDPGLRNTGWGVIETQGTRLSFISCGRIRSDGALDMGNRLRQLHEGLMQVIADYAPHEAAVEETFVNRDPQSTLKLGQARGIALMAPALAGLEIAEYAANLVKKTVVGAGHAEKAQIQMMVRVLLPASQASSADAADALAVAICHAQHRGARALKALA from the coding sequence ATGTCCGCCCCACCGATTCGCATTCTCGGCATCGACCCCGGCCTCCGCAACACCGGCTGGGGCGTCATCGAAACGCAAGGCACGCGCCTGTCCTTCATCTCCTGCGGGCGGATACGCTCCGACGGCGCGCTCGACATGGGCAACCGGCTGCGGCAGCTTCATGAGGGGCTGATGCAGGTCATCGCCGATTACGCGCCCCATGAGGCGGCCGTGGAAGAGACCTTCGTCAACCGCGATCCGCAGTCGACCCTGAAGCTCGGTCAGGCGCGCGGGATCGCGCTGATGGCCCCTGCCCTCGCCGGGCTGGAGATCGCCGAATACGCCGCCAATCTCGTGAAAAAGACCGTCGTCGGCGCAGGCCACGCCGAAAAGGCGCAAATCCAGATGATGGTGCGCGTGCTGCTGCCCGCGAGCCAGGCGAGCTCCGCCGACGCCGCCGACGCGCTGGCCGTCGCCATCTGCCACGCCCAGCATCGCGGCGCGCGCGCGCTCAAGGCCCTCGCATGA
- the hisI gene encoding phosphoribosyl-AMP cyclohydrolase gives MDKAALEEGADFAPRFDANGLIVCITVEAGTREILMVAYMNQLALDKTIETGVAHYWSRSRNALWRKGDTSGQVQRVLSLAVDCDQDAIMLTVEPGGDGKACHTGRKSCFYRTLEVEGGARRLTFS, from the coding sequence ATGGACAAGGCGGCGCTGGAGGAGGGGGCGGACTTCGCCCCCCGTTTCGACGCGAACGGCCTCATCGTGTGCATCACGGTCGAGGCCGGCACGCGCGAGATCCTGATGGTCGCCTACATGAACCAGCTCGCGCTGGACAAGACCATCGAGACGGGCGTGGCGCATTACTGGTCGCGCTCGCGCAATGCGCTCTGGCGCAAGGGCGACACCTCCGGCCAGGTCCAGCGCGTTCTCTCGCTCGCCGTCGATTGCGATCAGGATGCGATCATGCTGACGGTGGAGCCCGGCGGCGACGGCAAGGCCTGCCACACCGGCCGCAAATCCTGCTTCTATCGCACCCTCGAGGTCGAGGGCGGGGCGCGGCGGCTGACCTTTTCCTGA
- a CDS encoding iron-sulfur cluster assembly scaffold protein, translating to MLDQVYNAKILELAGNIPRLGRLERPDATAKAYSKLCGSTITVDLALRDGKVTDYAHELKACALGQASASIMARNVVGSTPQELREARDALRRMLKENGPPPAGKWADLAVLEPVRDYKARHGSTLLAFDAVVDALEKAAAEKVG from the coding sequence ATGCTCGACCAGGTCTATAACGCCAAAATCCTTGAACTGGCTGGGAATATCCCCCGGCTCGGCCGGCTGGAGCGACCAGACGCCACAGCCAAGGCCTATTCCAAGCTCTGCGGCTCGACGATCACCGTGGACCTCGCCCTGCGCGACGGGAAGGTGACCGACTACGCCCATGAGCTGAAGGCCTGCGCGCTGGGCCAGGCCTCGGCCTCGATCATGGCCCGCAACGTGGTTGGCTCGACCCCTCAGGAGCTGCGCGAGGCCCGCGACGCGCTGCGGCGGATGCTGAAGGAGAACGGCCCGCCGCCGGCGGGCAAATGGGCCGACCTCGCCGTGCTGGAGCCGGTGCGCGACTACAAGGCGCGGCACGGGTCGACCCTGCTGGCCTTCGATGCGGTGGTGGACGCGCTGGAGAAGGCGGCGGCGGAAAAGGTGGGGTAG
- the ruvA gene encoding Holliday junction branch migration protein RuvA encodes MIGKLKGLIDSYGEDFVILDVNGVGYVVHCSGRTLQKLPRPGEAAALAIETQVREDSIKLFGFASETERDWFRLLQTVQGVGSKVALGILSILSTGELGTAIATQDKSMVARASGVGPKLAARIVAELKDKAPAFGSVDPVIAKLAGEDEEASAPSAVRDAISALVNLGYGRPQAAAAVAASVKALGEGAETGALIRQGLKELAK; translated from the coding sequence ATGATCGGCAAGCTCAAGGGCCTCATCGACAGCTATGGCGAGGATTTCGTCATCCTCGACGTCAATGGCGTCGGCTATGTCGTGCATTGCTCCGGCCGCACGCTGCAAAAACTTCCCCGCCCCGGCGAGGCGGCGGCGCTCGCCATCGAGACGCAGGTGCGCGAGGATTCCATCAAGCTCTTCGGTTTCGCCAGCGAGACCGAGCGCGACTGGTTCCGGCTGCTGCAGACCGTGCAGGGCGTCGGCTCCAAGGTGGCGCTCGGCATTCTGTCGATCCTCTCCACAGGGGAGCTCGGCACGGCCATCGCCACGCAGGACAAATCCATGGTGGCGCGCGCTTCCGGGGTCGGCCCGAAACTCGCCGCCCGCATCGTCGCCGAACTCAAGGACAAGGCGCCGGCCTTCGGTTCGGTCGATCCGGTCATCGCCAAACTCGCCGGCGAGGACGAAGAGGCGAGCGCCCCCTCGGCCGTACGCGACGCGATTTCGGCGCTGGTCAATCTCGGCTATGGCCGCCCGCAGGCCGCCGCCGCCGTCGCCGCTAGCGTCAAGGCGCTGGGCGAAGGCGCGGAGACCGGCGCGCTCATTCGTCAGGGCCTGAAGGAACTGGCGAAATAG